The stretch of DNA ACCCTGCTGGTGATCTTCTTTGTGGCCAAAAATGCCCTGAACTGGGCTTTGACTGAGGCCAGATGGGACGTGATTCCCGCAAACTTTCGACTGCTGATGGTGGGACCTTACCCGCAGGAAAGCCTGTGGCGGGTCTGGGCAGGTGTGATGCTGATCAATCTGCTCGCAGGACTGCACCTCGGAAACAGCAACCGTGAACGGGTGAGTCCCGACCTGCGCAACACCTGGATCGCCCTGGTGGTGATCACTGTGGTGTACAGTGCGCTGCAATTCAGCGCACCCAGCGCGAAATTTTTACCCGCCGTGCTGGTGGTGCTGACCGTCGCTTTCTTTGTGGGTCGCCGCCTTAATCCCATCAGCACCCTCGGGTGGACCATCGCATGGGTGATTGGCTTTGGGGTGTTTCTGCTGCTGATTGGAGGCAACTTCGGAGGCGGCCCCATCACCAGTGACCTGTGGGGCGGCCTGCTGCTGACCTTTTTGCTGGCCGTGGTGTCCATTGTGGCCTCTTTCCCACTGGGCATCCTGCTTGCCATTGGGAGAAAATCAAAGTTGCCCGTGGTGTCGGGCTTCTGCGTGGTTTTCATTGAAGTGGTGCGTGGAGTTCCGCTGATTGCCGTTCTGTTCATGGCACAGCTGTTCCTGCCTCTGTTCTTGCCGGATGTGCGCATTGACAAGGTGTTGCGGGCCATGGTGGCCTTCACCATCTTCAGTGCAGCTTACCTTGCAGAATACCTGCGTGGCGGCCTGCAGGCCGTTCCCAGAGGCCAGGATGAAGCCGCCCGTGCCATGGGCCTGACCGGCACCCAGACCATGCTGCTGATTGTGCTGCCCCAGGCCCTCAGGGCCGTGGTTCCAGCCATCGTGGGACAGTTCATCAGCCTGTTCAAGGACACCTCGCTGGTGGCCATCATCGGCCTGACCGACATGCTCGGTGTGGCGAACAGCATCACCGCCAACAGCAATTACATCGGTCTCAGCAAAGAAGTTTACATTGGGATCACCCTGATCTACCTGTGCTTCACCATCCCGATGGCACGGGCCAGCAGGGCCGTAGAAGCCCGCCTGAATGCGTCCAAGAGGTAATCCATGAGCTATCAGTATCCAGCCAGACTCCAGAGCGCCAGAGACATCATCATTGCCGAGAAAGTCAACAAACATTACGGCGCTTACCACGCCCTCCGGGACGTGTCCATCACCGTCAAACAGGGTGAGGTCGTCGTCATCATTGGCCCCTCCGGATCAGGAAAATCCACCTTCATCCGCACCATCAACCACCTCGAGCAACACCAGGGCGGCACCATCACCGTGGACGGAACGTTACTCAACAACGATGTCAAAAACATCGACCAGATCCGGCGGGAAG from Deinococcus roseus encodes:
- a CDS encoding amino acid ABC transporter permease; protein product: MKSATEMPTPAPSKPDPLRWVKENLFNGIWNSLLTIITLLVIFFVAKNALNWALTEARWDVIPANFRLLMVGPYPQESLWRVWAGVMLINLLAGLHLGNSNRERVSPDLRNTWIALVVITVVYSALQFSAPSAKFLPAVLVVLTVAFFVGRRLNPISTLGWTIAWVIGFGVFLLLIGGNFGGGPITSDLWGGLLLTFLLAVVSIVASFPLGILLAIGRKSKLPVVSGFCVVFIEVVRGVPLIAVLFMAQLFLPLFLPDVRIDKVLRAMVAFTIFSAAYLAEYLRGGLQAVPRGQDEAARAMGLTGTQTMLLIVLPQALRAVVPAIVGQFISLFKDTSLVAIIGLTDMLGVANSITANSNYIGLSKEVYIGITLIYLCFTIPMARASRAVEARLNASKR
- a CDS encoding ATP-binding cassette domain-containing protein; the encoded protein is MSYQYPARLQSARDIIIAEKVNKHYGAYHALRDVSITVKQGEVVVIIGPSGSGKSTFIRTINHLEQHQGGTITVDGTLLNNDVKNIDQIRREVGMVFQQFNLFPHLTVLQNITLAPIRVRKWDKKKAE